Proteins encoded in a region of the Deltaproteobacteria bacterium genome:
- a CDS encoding class A beta-lactamase-related serine hydrolase: MMCCLLFGAAWAAPPGIMAGAPVLPPRPVPSEALQQVLHRVVVRNLRKHPCLKPEDVHVALIDLADPNRPELAHINGHQPVYPSSVIKMVYMGYVYRLAGTGKLTITPEVYQKLYQMIHPSSNTATAWIVDLWSGTSGDDLRSPEAYREFAHRRNACNRWLRSLGIEDINACQKTWGSPIPPGERQFLRNGAPSGPWVNRNSMTAVAAARFLQLVAQDALVDKKSCDAMRRLMERDVQKQRYQRMRIAGGAPAGAKVYSKTGTTSDTFHDAGIVVLPDGPTFVLAIFITGPCRTGFIRDAAHDLSDHFMDDTSKGLGN; this comes from the coding sequence ATGATGTGTTGCCTCCTTTTCGGGGCGGCATGGGCGGCACCCCCCGGCATCATGGCCGGTGCCCCTGTTTTGCCCCCTCGGCCGGTCCCCTCAGAAGCGTTGCAGCAGGTCCTGCACCGCGTGGTCGTTCGAAACCTCCGGAAACACCCCTGCCTCAAGCCGGAAGACGTCCACGTGGCCCTCATCGATCTGGCCGATCCGAACCGGCCGGAACTCGCCCATATCAATGGTCATCAACCGGTATATCCCTCGAGCGTCATCAAGATGGTGTACATGGGCTATGTCTACCGTCTGGCCGGCACCGGGAAGCTCACGATCACCCCGGAGGTCTACCAGAAGCTTTATCAGATGATTCACCCTTCCAGCAATACGGCCACTGCCTGGATTGTGGACCTCTGGAGCGGCACATCGGGAGACGACCTGAGATCTCCCGAGGCGTACCGGGAATTTGCCCACAGGCGAAACGCCTGTAACCGGTGGCTTCGGTCCCTGGGGATTGAGGACATCAATGCCTGCCAGAAGACATGGGGGAGCCCGATCCCGCCAGGGGAAAGGCAGTTCTTGCGGAATGGAGCGCCTTCGGGCCCATGGGTCAACCGCAATTCCATGACTGCCGTGGCCGCGGCCAGGTTCCTGCAGCTCGTGGCCCAGGACGCCCTGGTCGACAAGAAAAGCTGCGATGCCATGCGCAGACTCATGGAAAGGGATGTGCAGAAGCAGCGCTATCAGAGGATGCGGATCGCCGGTGGCGCCCCTGCGGGCGCCAAGGTCTATTCCAAGACCGGCACCACGTCCGACACCTTTCATGACGCCGGGATCGTGGTACTCCCCGATGGACCCACATTCGTGTTGGCCATCTTCATCACAGGTCCATGCCGGACCGGTTTTATCAGGGATGCGGCCCACGATCTGTCCGATCATTTTATGGATGACACGTCGAAGGGATTGGGGAATTGA
- a CDS encoding SCP2 sterol-binding domain-containing protein, which translates to MNAVLKSIVVGGLIAFMVFVQLYDPGTAPLRVVSLVAGLGMAAALAILARAREASPIHKAMLGFVLLSGLCIWIWPGGAGRLATRFSIPLLYAVFFLMAIVPLLLKREGFTLYFARKTVPDAVWQTDLFKVINRHVSALWAGLFLLAFLSALIPHLPGMDGWLAHVIFEGAVPAALLVGAGIFVSRWYPSYYQRKTHTKERPKTAEKAPDSSSRWMPRTCRELLEMMPKGFRPDAAEGVSAVYQFEMSGPETFVAHLRIEDGTCTYADGPAQSPGVVVKSPSDVWLAISTGQMDGQEAFMSGKYQVEGDLMLLMRLQSFFLRR; encoded by the coding sequence ATGAACGCAGTCTTGAAATCCATCGTGGTTGGGGGCCTTATCGCCTTCATGGTGTTTGTCCAGTTATATGATCCGGGAACAGCACCCCTGCGGGTGGTGAGTCTTGTGGCGGGCCTGGGCATGGCGGCCGCACTGGCGATCCTGGCCCGGGCAAGAGAGGCGTCGCCCATTCATAAGGCCATGCTCGGCTTTGTTCTCCTGTCAGGCCTGTGTATATGGATATGGCCCGGAGGAGCGGGCCGGTTGGCCACCAGATTTTCCATCCCTCTATTGTACGCCGTATTTTTTCTGATGGCGATTGTCCCCCTTCTTCTAAAGCGCGAGGGCTTCACCCTCTATTTTGCCAGAAAGACCGTGCCCGATGCCGTGTGGCAAACAGATCTGTTTAAGGTCATCAACCGGCACGTGAGCGCCTTGTGGGCCGGGCTTTTTCTCCTCGCCTTTTTGTCAGCCCTTATTCCCCATCTCCCGGGAATGGATGGATGGCTGGCCCACGTAATCTTTGAGGGGGCCGTCCCCGCGGCCCTGTTGGTAGGGGCGGGAATTTTTGTGTCCCGCTGGTATCCTTCCTATTACCAGCGGAAGACCCATACAAAAGAGAGACCAAAAACGGCGGAAAAGGCACCTGATTCATCCTCTCGATGGATGCCCCGGACATGCAGGGAACTTCTTGAGATGATGCCTAAAGGCTTTCGTCCGGACGCGGCTGAAGGGGTGTCGGCTGTTTACCAGTTCGAAATGAGCGGCCCTGAAACCTTTGTGGCCCACTTAAGGATTGAAGATGGGACATGCACCTATGCAGATGGTCCCGCCCAGAGCCCCGGAGTGGTAGTCAAGAGTCCGTCCGATGTATGGCTGGCCATATCAACGGGTCAGATGGACGGCCAGGAGGCCTTCATGAGCGGCAAATACCAGGTGGAAGGGGACCTGATGCTCTTGATGCGGCTCCAGTCGTTTTTTTTAAGGCGATAG